One genomic segment of Stigmatopora argus isolate UIUO_Sarg chromosome 1, RoL_Sarg_1.0, whole genome shotgun sequence includes these proteins:
- the trim25l gene encoding E3 ubiquitin/ISG15 ligase TRIM25 isoform X1, translated as MSGKLWTEEQFNCPVCLDLPNDPVTIPCGHSYCMACIKDYWSKDDPKGMYSCPQCRQTFSPRPSLSRNTMLAEAVEQLRRGTPRSEVYQSIRGATKSKKNLSSSAVLCDLCKGERRAAVKSCLVCMSSYCQEHLMPHQTTKAMKEHELIPPTSNLTEKICTQHKYLQEFFCRQCKVFICWICTSNQHKGHESVSTKAERLDKEKGLSGMQVENQKKLKDRQQELKDMKKMMDGMKRSTERVHGDSEKLLLELQRSVERLQELLEEVLDEAGREKMEQAQEVVDNLEAEIKELKKRDNQMKDLAQCEDHIYYLQMYETMCSPLESGDLPVVQVNHDASFEPVRDAILDLRERVEDLCNQELGKINKKVNETTLFTLGDANRNHKSGFLKLFSGLGARNSNNRAAGSTLRSAERRGLGFRGQDVRSRDTSQEIPQRSPRLFDRHRRDERESERENNLRPSPRPSPSPSPTPSRRGSPSLWSRSSQSQGVPVTPTPIPVSLTPTQTLAPAPASTGAFSRMPSLSSIFRSRRGNTTTANLSLAGGLPTLSETPAEVNPSLFLDSPSPMANNHTPAFPALREISIDSIQAPEPREREDFLQYSVNFTLDPNSAHRRLVLSDGNTKATLHGQLQPYPDTPQRFDGWTQVMCTNPLYTQHSYWEVEWRGRGSSMGVAYGSLTRKGSDTRAGIGYNAQSWTLELSDTCCSALHDNRKRDIPVTYSPRLGIYVDSSSGTVEFYSVAESMTHLHTFRANFTQPLYAVFGVGSGVGVGLDFALGQFTSTSDSIKLCPM; from the exons ATGAGTGGTAAACTGTGGACAGAGGAGCAGTTCAACTGCCCTGTTTGCCTGGACCTCCCCAATGATCCGGTCACGATCCCTTGCGGCCACAGCTACTGCATGGCCTGTATTAAGGACTACTGGAGCAAGGACGATCCCAAGGGGATGTACAGTTGCCCCCAATGCCGTCAGACTTTCTCTCCACGGCCCTCGCTTTCGAGAAACACCATGCTGGCCGAAGCTGTGGAACAACTCCGCAGAGGAACTCCAAGATCCGAAGTCTATCAAAGCATACGAGGGGCGACGAAATCCAAAAAGAATCTATCCTCCTCGGCGGTGCTGTGCGACCTGTGCAAGGGAGAGCGGAGGGCCGCGGTCAAGTCCTGCCTGGTGTGCATGAGCTCATACTGCCAGGAACACCTGATGCCTCACCAGACCACCAAAGCCATGAAAGAACATGAACTGATCCCCCCGACCAGCAACTTGACAGAGAAGATCTGTACCCAGCACAAGTACCTGCAGGAGTTCTTCTGTCGCCAATGTAAGGTGTTCATCTGTTGGATTTGCACCAGCAACCAGCACAAGGGTCACGAGAGCGTGTCCACCAAGGCCGAGCGCCTGGACAAAGAG AAAGGGCTTTCTGGGATGCAGGTGGAAAATCAGAAGAAGCTCAAAGACCGACAGCAGGAACTGAAGGACATGAAGAAGATGATGGACGGGATGAAG CGTTCAACAGAGCGCGTTCACGGTGACTCCGAAAAGCTGCTTTTGGAGCTCCAACGCTCAGTGGAGAGACTTCAGGAGCTCTTGGAGGAGGTGCTGGACGAGGCTGGTCGAGAGAAGATGGAACAGGCTCAGGAAGTGGTTGATAATCTGGAAGCAGAGATCAAGGAACTGAAGAAGAGGGATAATCAGATGAAAGACCTAGCTCAATGCGAGGACCACATCTACTATCTGCAG ATGTATGAAACCATGTGCAGTCCACTTGAGTCAGGAGACCTTCCAGTTGTGCAGGTGAACCATGATGCTTCATTTGAGCCTGTACGTGATGCCATCTTGGACCTAAGGGAGCGAGTGGAAGATTTATGCAACCAAGAGCTGGGAAAGATCAACAAAAAAG TCAACGAAACAACGTTATTCACACTGGGCGATG CTAATCGCAATCATAAAagtggctttttaaaat TATTTTCTGGTCTGGGAGCACGCAATTCAAACAACCGTGCAGCGG GCTCCACATTGCGAAGTGCAGAAAGACGAGGACTGG GTTTCAGAGGTCAAGATGTGAGGAGCCGAGATACATCACAAG AGATCCCTCAGAGGTCACCCAGATTGTTTGACAGACACAGGCGAGATGAAAGAGAGTCAG AAAGGGAGAACAACCTAAGACCCAGCCCCAGACCGAGTCCATCCCCCAGTCCTACGCCGAGCCGGAGAGGATCCCCATCTTTATGGAGCAGATCCAGTCAGAGTCAAGGTGTCCCTGTCACTCCCACTCCTATTCCAGTGAGCCTGACCCCTACCCAAACTCTCGCTCCTGCGCCAGCATCCACTGGAG CTTTCAGCCGGATGCCATCGCTCAGCAGTATTTTCCGTTCCCGTCGTGGCAACACAACTACAGCCAACTTGTCGCTTGCAG GTGGCCTTCCAACTTTGTCCGAAACGCCAGCGGAAG TTAACCCCAGTCTGTTCTTGGACTCGCCCTCCCCCATGGCCAATAATCACACTCCTGCATTCCCTGCAT TAAGAGAAATCAGCATTGACAGCATCCAGGCTCCAGAACCACGAGAAAGAGAAGACTTCTTACAAT ATTCTGTAAATTTCACACTGGATCCAAACAGCGCCCACCGTCGCCTGGTTCTCTCTGATGGCAACACCAAGGCAACGCTGCACGGGCAATTGCAGCCTTACCCTGACACTCCCCAACGATTCGACGGTTGGACTCAGGTCATGTGCACGAATCCGCTATATACCCAGCACTCCTATTGGGAGGTGGAGTGGCGAGGCCGAGGCTCCTCTATGGGCGTGGCGTATGGTTCGCTGACCAGGAAGGGCTCGGACACTAGGGCGGGAATCGGCTACAACGCGCAATCGTGGACACTGGAGCTTTCAGACACCTGCTGCTCAGCACTGCACGACAACAGAAAGAGGGATATACCGGTCACCTACTCCCCACGTCTGGGCATCTATGTGGATTCGTCCTCGGGAACAGTGGAGTTCTACAGTGTGGCCGAAAGCATGACACACCTTCACACCTTCAGGGCGAACTTTACTCAGCCGCTTTACGCTGTTTTTGGGGTGGGAAGTGGAGTTGGAGTAGGCTTGGATTTTGCACTTGGACAATTTACGTCCACCTCTGATAGCATCAAGCTGTGTCCTATGTGA
- the trim25l gene encoding E3 ubiquitin/ISG15 ligase TRIM25 isoform X2, whose product MSGKLWTEEQFNCPVCLDLPNDPVTIPCGHSYCMACIKDYWSKDDPKGMYSCPQCRQTFSPRPSLSRNTMLAEAVEQLRRGTPRSEVYQSIRGATKSKKNLSSSAVLCDLCKGERRAAVKSCLVCMSSYCQEHLMPHQTTKAMKEHELIPPTSNLTEKICTQHKYLQEFFCRQCKVFICWICTSNQHKGHESVSTKAERLDKEKGLSGMQVENQKKLKDRQQELKDMKKMMDGMKRSTERVHGDSEKLLLELQRSVERLQELLEEVLDEAGREKMEQAQEVVDNLEAEIKELKKRDNQMKDLAQCEDHIYYLQMYETMCSPLESGDLPVVQVNHDASFEPVRDAILDLRERVEDLCNQELGKINKKVNETTLFTLGDANRNHKSGFLKLFSGLGARNSNNRAAGSTLRSAERRGLGFRGQDVRSRDTSQEIPQRSPRLFDRHRRDERESGRENNLRPSPRPSPSPSPTPSRRGSPSLWSRSSQSQGVPVTPTPIPVSLTPTQTLAPAPASTGAFSRMPSLSSIFRSRRGNTTTANLSLAGGLPTLSETPAEVNPSLFLDSPSPMANNHTPAFPALREISIDSIQAPEPREREDFLQYSVNFTLDPNSAHRRLVLSDGNTKATLHGQLQPYPDTPQRFDGWTQVMCTNPLYTQHSYWEVEWRGRGSSMGVAYGSLTRKGSDTRAGIGYNAQSWTLELSDTCCSALHDNRKRDIPVTYSPRLGIYVDSSSGTVEFYSVAESMTHLHTFRANFTQPLYAVFGVGSGVGVGLDFALGQFTSTSDSIKLCPM is encoded by the exons ATGAGTGGTAAACTGTGGACAGAGGAGCAGTTCAACTGCCCTGTTTGCCTGGACCTCCCCAATGATCCGGTCACGATCCCTTGCGGCCACAGCTACTGCATGGCCTGTATTAAGGACTACTGGAGCAAGGACGATCCCAAGGGGATGTACAGTTGCCCCCAATGCCGTCAGACTTTCTCTCCACGGCCCTCGCTTTCGAGAAACACCATGCTGGCCGAAGCTGTGGAACAACTCCGCAGAGGAACTCCAAGATCCGAAGTCTATCAAAGCATACGAGGGGCGACGAAATCCAAAAAGAATCTATCCTCCTCGGCGGTGCTGTGCGACCTGTGCAAGGGAGAGCGGAGGGCCGCGGTCAAGTCCTGCCTGGTGTGCATGAGCTCATACTGCCAGGAACACCTGATGCCTCACCAGACCACCAAAGCCATGAAAGAACATGAACTGATCCCCCCGACCAGCAACTTGACAGAGAAGATCTGTACCCAGCACAAGTACCTGCAGGAGTTCTTCTGTCGCCAATGTAAGGTGTTCATCTGTTGGATTTGCACCAGCAACCAGCACAAGGGTCACGAGAGCGTGTCCACCAAGGCCGAGCGCCTGGACAAAGAG AAAGGGCTTTCTGGGATGCAGGTGGAAAATCAGAAGAAGCTCAAAGACCGACAGCAGGAACTGAAGGACATGAAGAAGATGATGGACGGGATGAAG CGTTCAACAGAGCGCGTTCACGGTGACTCCGAAAAGCTGCTTTTGGAGCTCCAACGCTCAGTGGAGAGACTTCAGGAGCTCTTGGAGGAGGTGCTGGACGAGGCTGGTCGAGAGAAGATGGAACAGGCTCAGGAAGTGGTTGATAATCTGGAAGCAGAGATCAAGGAACTGAAGAAGAGGGATAATCAGATGAAAGACCTAGCTCAATGCGAGGACCACATCTACTATCTGCAG ATGTATGAAACCATGTGCAGTCCACTTGAGTCAGGAGACCTTCCAGTTGTGCAGGTGAACCATGATGCTTCATTTGAGCCTGTACGTGATGCCATCTTGGACCTAAGGGAGCGAGTGGAAGATTTATGCAACCAAGAGCTGGGAAAGATCAACAAAAAAG TCAACGAAACAACGTTATTCACACTGGGCGATG CTAATCGCAATCATAAAagtggctttttaaaat TATTTTCTGGTCTGGGAGCACGCAATTCAAACAACCGTGCAGCGG GCTCCACATTGCGAAGTGCAGAAAGACGAGGACTGG GTTTCAGAGGTCAAGATGTGAGGAGCCGAGATACATCACAAG AGATCCCTCAGAGGTCACCCAGATTGTTTGACAGACACAGGCGAGATGAAAGAGAGTCAGGCAG GGAGAACAACCTAAGACCCAGCCCCAGACCGAGTCCATCCCCCAGTCCTACGCCGAGCCGGAGAGGATCCCCATCTTTATGGAGCAGATCCAGTCAGAGTCAAGGTGTCCCTGTCACTCCCACTCCTATTCCAGTGAGCCTGACCCCTACCCAAACTCTCGCTCCTGCGCCAGCATCCACTGGAG CTTTCAGCCGGATGCCATCGCTCAGCAGTATTTTCCGTTCCCGTCGTGGCAACACAACTACAGCCAACTTGTCGCTTGCAG GTGGCCTTCCAACTTTGTCCGAAACGCCAGCGGAAG TTAACCCCAGTCTGTTCTTGGACTCGCCCTCCCCCATGGCCAATAATCACACTCCTGCATTCCCTGCAT TAAGAGAAATCAGCATTGACAGCATCCAGGCTCCAGAACCACGAGAAAGAGAAGACTTCTTACAAT ATTCTGTAAATTTCACACTGGATCCAAACAGCGCCCACCGTCGCCTGGTTCTCTCTGATGGCAACACCAAGGCAACGCTGCACGGGCAATTGCAGCCTTACCCTGACACTCCCCAACGATTCGACGGTTGGACTCAGGTCATGTGCACGAATCCGCTATATACCCAGCACTCCTATTGGGAGGTGGAGTGGCGAGGCCGAGGCTCCTCTATGGGCGTGGCGTATGGTTCGCTGACCAGGAAGGGCTCGGACACTAGGGCGGGAATCGGCTACAACGCGCAATCGTGGACACTGGAGCTTTCAGACACCTGCTGCTCAGCACTGCACGACAACAGAAAGAGGGATATACCGGTCACCTACTCCCCACGTCTGGGCATCTATGTGGATTCGTCCTCGGGAACAGTGGAGTTCTACAGTGTGGCCGAAAGCATGACACACCTTCACACCTTCAGGGCGAACTTTACTCAGCCGCTTTACGCTGTTTTTGGGGTGGGAAGTGGAGTTGGAGTAGGCTTGGATTTTGCACTTGGACAATTTACGTCCACCTCTGATAGCATCAAGCTGTGTCCTATGTGA